A single region of the Brachypodium distachyon strain Bd21 chromosome 3, Brachypodium_distachyon_v3.0, whole genome shotgun sequence genome encodes:
- the LOC100828908 gene encoding glutamate receptor 2.7, with amino-acid sequence MIMGKHPGTSSSSLFVPLFCFLVSSVVGQQQGSLHVVAAAQEGAPVPVPVRVGVILNWASPVSRRRRTGIEMAVEDYYAAHPGSPAKVELHFRDSSGDVVGAASAAVDLIKNAQVQAIIGPQTSSEAEFVAHLGSRAHVPVLSYSATSPSLSPSQTPFFIRTAANDSLQALPLAAFLAAFGWRAVAVVHEDSPYGAGILPALADALVSASGGSGSAAAITHRAALPVDAGNDRLDAVLRALASAPTRVVIVHARYALAARLFARAWEAGMVSEGYVWVATDGVGSFVDSLSQEDLEAMQGVVSVRPQVKRTREVRNFAARFRARFRHDNPDLDDEHVVHDESTVMRLWSYDTAWAIAAAADEAVGSSAFQPTPPQPDLDWVGVSATGARLLKALVDTRFDGMAGKFKLVDGQLQVAAYEVVNVVGRGTRTVGLWMPPESSSGSKLLKLKHILWPGDTLSTPKGWTPASHNGMPVLRVAVPVKRGFKQFVGVDPKNSSRITGYCIDVFDEVMRSLAYPVAYRYVPFPDSSDSYDKLVDLVRREEADVVVGDVTITASRMDNGVDYTMPFTESGWAMVVAVREDAGSACMWVFLQPLTTSLWLASFAFFCFTGFVVWVLEHRVNDKFRGTPTQQFGLIFYFAFSTLVFSHKEKLVNNLSRLVVIVWVFVVLILTSSYTASLTSMLTVQKLQPMVTDVRELQRRGHYIGYQEGTFIEPLLKKMGFDERRMKKYSTEGQYAEALSRGSANGGVAAVFDEIPYLKLFLSQYCDGYMMVGPVYKTDGFGFVFPRASPMVADVSREILRLAEGDKMARIEKAWFGEPEDGACRGSSSSAAAVGSSSSSNLSFESFGGLFLITGLVSSLTLLLYLATFAYRERGEVRVVEAQAEAAGHFGYRSALIRRMCAWLQHYDRKEKDLKSRTFKTSNDESLRNGSEFAGQTPRRIAEGSRNGRGDVSQMPMAGEEENAMGRGSPVSSHMNTGSSPVGTTEWVIGESSEQRMAGAAASEITAS; translated from the exons ATGATCATGGGGAAGCATCCGGGGacgtcctcttcttctctcttcgTCCCGCTCTTCTGCTTCCTTGTGTCCTCGGTGGTCGGGCAGCAGCAAGGGAGCCTGCATGTGGTGGCCGCGGCGCAGGAGGGCGCTCCGGTGCCGGTGCCTGTCCGCGTCGGGGTGATACTGAACTGGGCGTCGCCAGTgtcgcggaggcggcggacgggCATTGAGATGGCCGTGGAGGACTACTACGCGGCGCACCCCGGTTCGCCCGCCAAGGTGGAGCTCCATTTCAGGGACTCCTCCGGGgacgtcgtcggcgccgcctccgccg CGGTGGACCTGATCAAGAACGCGCAGGTGCAGGCCATCATCGGGCCCCAGACCTCGTCGGAAGCCGAGTTCGTGGCCCACCTGGGCAGCAGGGCCCACGTCCCCGTGCTTTCCTACTCCGCCACCTCACCGTCGCTGTCCCCGTCCCAGACCCCCTTCTTCATCCGCACCGCAGCCAACGATTCCCTCCAGGCGCTCCCGCTCGCGGCGTTCCTTGCCGCATTCGGCTGGCGCGCGGTGGCCGTCGTGCATGAGGACTCGCCTTACGGCGCCGGCATTCTACCGGCGCTCGCGGACGCGCTCGTCTCCGctagcggcggcagcggcagcgcggcAGCCATCACGCACCGTGCTGCTTTGCCTGTTGACGCCGGCAACGACCGCCTCGACGCCGTGCTGCGCGCACtcgcgtcggcgccgacgcgcGTGGTCATCGTGCACGCGAGGTACGCCCTCGCGGCGCGGCTGTTCGCACGCGCGTGGGAGGCCGGCATGGTGTCGGAGGGCTACGTCTGGGTCGCCACTGACGGGGTGGGGAGCTTCGTCGATAGCCTGTCCCAGGAGGACCTCGAGGCCATGCAGGGCGTCGTCAGCGTCAGGCCTCAGGTGAAGCGCACGCGCGAGGTGAGGAACTTCGCAGCGAGGTTCAGGGCGCGGTTCCGGCACGACAACCCGGACCTCGACGATGAACATGTTGTCCATGATGAGTCGACGGTAATGAGGCTTTGGTCGTACGACACGGCGTGGGCCATTGCTGCCGCCGCGGACGAGGCGGTCGGCTCATCGGCGTTCCAGCCGACACCGCCGCAGCCGGACCTGGACTGGGTGGGCGTGTCGGCGACTGGAGCAAGGCTTCTCAAGGCGTTGGTGGACACGAGGTTCGATGGGATGGCCGGGAAGTTCAAGCTCGTTGACGGGCAGCTGCAGGTGGCAGCGTACGAGGTGGTGAACGTTGTCGGGAGAGGCACCAGGACGGTGGGGCTCTGGATGCCGCCGGAGTCCTCCTCGGGCAGCAAGCTGCTGAAACTGAAACACATCCTGTGGCCTGGCGACACGCTGTCCACCCCGAAAGGCTGGACTCCCGCGTCACACAACGGCATGCCGGTGCTCCGGGTCGCCGTGCCGGTGAAGCGTGGGTTCAAGCAGTTCGTGGGCGTCGACCCCAAGAACTCATCCAGAATTACAGGTTATTGCATCGACGTGTTCGATGAGGTGATGAGGAGCCTGGCGTACCCGGTGGCCTACAGGTATGTGCCGTTCCCGGACAGTTCGGACTCGTATGACAAGCTGGTGGACCTGGTGCGGCGGGAAGAGGCGGACGTCGTGGTGGGCGACGTGACGATCACCGCGAGCCGGATGGACAACGGGGTGGACTACACGATGCCGTTCACGGAGTCCGGCTGGGCCATGGTCGTGGCTGTGCGGGAGGACGCCGGGTCGGCCTGCATGTGGGTCTTCCTGCAGCCGCTCACCACCAGCCTCTGGCTCGCCAGCTTCGCCTTCTTCTGCTTCACCGGCTTCGTCGTCTGGGTCCTCGAGCACCGCGTCAACGACAAGTTCCGCGGAACCCCCACCCAGCAGTTCGGCCTCATCTTCTACTTCGCCTTCTCCACCCTTGTCTTCTCACACA AGGAGAAGCTGGTGAACAACCTGTCCAGGTTGGTGGTGATCGTATGGGTGTTCGTGGTGCTAATCCTGACATCGAGCTACACGGCGAGCCTGACATCAATGCTGACGGTCCAAAAACTCCAGCCGATGGTGACGGACGTGAGGGAGCTGCAGAGGCGGGGGCACTACATCGGGTACCAGGAGGGCACCTTCATCGAGCCCTTGCTCAAGAAGATGGGCTTCGACGAGCGGAGGATGAAGAAGTACAGCACGGAGGGGCAGTACGCAGAGGCGCTGTCCAGGGGGTCGGCGAACGGCGGGGTGGCCGCCGTGTTCGACGAGATCCCTTACCTGAAGCTCTTCCTGTCGCAGTACTGCGACGGGTACATGATGGTGGGGCCCGTGTACAAGACGGACGGGTTCGGGTTCGTGTTCCCGAGGGCCTCGCCCATGGTGGCGGACGTGTCGAGGGAGATACTGAGGCTGGCCGAGGGGGACAAGATGGCGCGGATCGAGAAGGCGTGGTTTGGGGAGCCGGAAGACGGTGCTTGccggggcagcagcagcagtgccgCCGCTGTCGGCTCCTCTAGCTCGTCCAACCTCAGCTTCGAGAGCTTCGGCGGGCTGTTCCTCATCACGGGCCTGGTGTCCAGCCTCACGCTGCTGCTCTACCTCGCCACCTTCGCATACCGTGAGCGCGGGGAGGTCCGGGTCGTGGAGGCGCAGGCCGAGGCCGCCGGTCACTTTGGCTACCGGAGCGCGTTAATTCGGAGGATGTGTGCGTGGCTGCAGCACTACGacaggaaggagaaggacctCAAGTCACGCACGTTCAAGACATCGAACGACGAGTCCCTGAGGAACGGCAGCGAATTCGCGGGCCAAACGCCGAGACGGATCGCTGAGGGCTCAAGGAATGGCCGTGGTGATGTGAGCCAGATGCCGATGGCCGGGGAGGAGGAAAACGCCATGGGCCGCGGGAGCCCCGTGAGCTCACACATGAACACCGGCTCTTCACCGGTGGGAACAACGGAATGGGTGATCGGCGAGTCATCCGAGCAGAGGATGGCAGGGGCAGCAGCCTCCGAGATAACGGCCTCTTAA